A region of uncultured Desulfobacter sp. DNA encodes the following proteins:
- a CDS encoding carboxypeptidase-like regulatory domain-containing protein, with product MDTKTKTKMKPVKMFMAGLLAALLNSSPGWCHGVMGTVDEIKAYCVTAMYDDGEPMSYAKVEVMAPETALPFQSGRTDRNGNFVVNTDTPGSWNVVVSDGMGHRLTLNFSVLPQEAAAIPPGNNTRDTAKETASELPGQDRHWKVISGLSVIFGLWGLFFAWKARQKPIRGNGPNE from the coding sequence ATGGATACAAAGACAAAGACCAAAATGAAACCGGTTAAAATGTTCATGGCGGGCCTGCTTGCCGCTCTACTGAACAGTTCCCCGGGGTGGTGCCACGGTGTTATGGGTACCGTAGACGAGATTAAGGCCTATTGCGTCACGGCCATGTATGACGATGGCGAGCCCATGAGCTACGCAAAAGTTGAAGTCATGGCGCCTGAAACGGCTCTGCCTTTCCAGAGCGGCCGTACGGATCGCAACGGCAACTTTGTGGTGAACACGGATACTCCCGGCTCATGGAATGTGGTGGTCAGCGACGGTATGGGACACAGGCTCACATTGAATTTTTCGGTTTTGCCCCAAGAGGCCGCCGCCATACCCCCCGGAAATAACACCCGGGATACGGCAAAAGAGACTGCTTCCGAATTGCCGGGTCAAGACCGTCATTGGAAAGTCATCTCCGGGCTGTCTGTGATTTTCGGACTGTGGGGACTTTTCTTTGCCTGGAAAGCCCGACAAAAGCCGATCAGGGGGAACGGGCCGAATGAATAG
- a CDS encoding TonB-dependent receptor encodes MHKTKVGLMIALVLILIPGVLWAEENGSTAKIDEIVVIGTRTPHAVKDSPVETVLITSQDIEQSNAQTVSDLVKTIPGFSVGGNDDVFGGSSSRARLRGLSFNDGYGLILIDGQRMHASSQSGAHGEYAVGLNQIPISMIERIEIVKGPSSVLYGSDAMAGVINIITKKVPQEAIAGAGVKYGWYEVSKGKDYYTDAVTTPTDYGKKRYTRTAYAYTGNKITEDTGFLLNYSHEDSDGTSLSPYEIDRDAVMGKFDVNFTDTAKVWMKGELSNYTSESTSTTEEDSHRISAGFDYTLSQNHHFMLTGYHYVDDFSTSSRSGDIGYDQGELQYTWYAPANNIVTCGMEFQRQSIDYVMDNSSAITPVTTVIEDVDTFSIFLQDELTLFEKLTLVGGIRYDDHSTFGDSFNPKLSAMYRVLENTTLRASVGKSFKSPTIRQLYYDVPFYHSPFWISSNPDLEPEESIGYSFSIEQGMLDNRLIAGLAFFRNDVDNMVVTDRTGQTYEGADLYIYKNVDEAMVQGIEATAQLYLNDDFSVLFGYTYTDSEDKSTGNELTYTPEHSFSISPAYEYVPWGLGISGTLQYNSDQYIDEDNTRIQDAHVVVDGKVFKRVGKVSKLTVEVDNIFDSDKGNDRYQRTGRTITLCLDVLF; translated from the coding sequence ATGCACAAAACGAAAGTTGGATTGATGATCGCCCTGGTACTGATACTGATACCGGGCGTCCTCTGGGCCGAAGAAAACGGGTCAACCGCCAAAATTGACGAGATCGTGGTCATTGGCACACGTACCCCCCATGCCGTGAAGGATTCCCCCGTAGAAACCGTTTTGATCACCAGCCAGGACATTGAACAAAGCAATGCCCAGACCGTAAGTGATCTTGTCAAAACGATCCCCGGCTTTTCCGTGGGCGGAAACGACGATGTTTTTGGGGGATCCTCCTCCCGGGCCAGGTTGCGGGGGTTAAGCTTCAACGACGGATACGGCCTGATCCTCATCGACGGCCAGAGAATGCACGCCAGCAGCCAGAGCGGTGCCCATGGGGAGTATGCCGTGGGTTTAAACCAGATTCCCATCTCCATGATAGAGCGCATTGAGATTGTCAAGGGGCCATCGTCTGTTCTCTACGGAAGCGATGCCATGGCCGGTGTCATCAACATTATCACCAAAAAGGTTCCCCAGGAGGCCATTGCCGGGGCTGGTGTGAAGTACGGCTGGTATGAGGTCTCCAAGGGCAAAGATTACTATACTGATGCCGTAACCACACCCACGGATTATGGAAAAAAGCGCTACACACGAACGGCCTACGCGTATACCGGAAATAAAATCACCGAGGATACGGGATTTTTGCTCAACTATTCCCATGAGGATTCAGACGGGACCAGCCTGAGCCCCTATGAAATTGATAGGGACGCTGTTATGGGAAAATTTGATGTGAATTTCACAGATACGGCAAAAGTCTGGATGAAGGGAGAGCTCAGCAACTACACCAGTGAAAGCACGAGTACAACAGAAGAGGACAGTCACCGCATTTCCGCAGGGTTTGATTATACCCTTTCCCAGAACCACCACTTCATGCTGACGGGCTACCACTACGTGGATGACTTCAGTACCTCCAGCCGGTCCGGAGATATCGGCTATGACCAGGGCGAACTTCAATATACCTGGTATGCGCCGGCCAACAACATTGTCACCTGCGGCATGGAATTTCAGCGCCAGAGCATTGACTATGTCATGGACAACAGCAGCGCCATCACGCCTGTGACCACTGTAATAGAAGACGTTGATACCTTCAGTATATTCCTGCAGGATGAGTTGACCCTGTTTGAAAAGCTTACGCTGGTCGGCGGCATCCGGTACGACGACCACTCCACCTTTGGGGATTCCTTTAATCCCAAACTCAGTGCCATGTACCGTGTTCTGGAGAATACCACCTTGAGGGCCTCGGTGGGCAAATCTTTCAAATCCCCCACCATCCGGCAATTGTATTACGATGTGCCCTTTTACCACTCTCCGTTCTGGATCTCCTCCAATCCGGATCTGGAGCCCGAGGAGTCCATCGGGTATTCATTCAGTATCGAACAGGGGATGCTGGACAACAGGCTGATTGCCGGCCTGGCATTCTTCAGAAACGATGTGGACAACATGGTGGTCACAGACCGGACCGGCCAGACCTATGAGGGCGCAGACCTATATATCTATAAGAATGTAGACGAGGCCATGGTCCAGGGCATAGAGGCAACGGCACAACTTTATCTCAATGACGATTTTTCAGTGCTGTTTGGCTACACCTATACCGATTCCGAAGACAAGTCCACAGGAAACGAACTGACCTATACCCCGGAACACTCATTCTCCATCTCCCCGGCCTATGAATACGTCCCCTGGGGATTAGGAATCAGCGGCACGCTCCAGTACAATTCTGATCAGTACATAGATGAGGATAATACACGTATTCAGGATGCCCATGTGGTGGTTGACGGAAAAGTGTTCAAACGGGTAGGCAAGGTGTCCAAACTCACCGTGGAGGTGGATAATATTTTTGATTCGGACAAGGGCAACGACCGTTACCAGCGCACGGGCAGAACCATCACGCTGTGCCTGGACGTGTTGTTTTAA
- a CDS encoding DUF4198 domain-containing protein: protein MKKNLKCRIWMVALAALAISFFTCAPAQAHFPWLLLEDGAISANRPLKWVIGFGHRFPLSGFMDGQDLEETVILGPGATDRIAVTELSGLQFSSPSPLKAQGSYVLAAKRQASFFTKTTEGYKRQPKKGLKNVLHSGYYHSYMKAVANVGQTPGKVDTVVGHDLEIVPLADPFTLRPGDDLPIKVIFRGKPFKTDFLATYGGFSTQDNVYGYAAGTDKDGMGKIRILSSGTWLIKVTYKEPYKDPDMCDEESFLATCTFEIQ from the coding sequence ATGAAAAAAAATCTTAAATGCCGTATCTGGATGGTGGCCCTTGCAGCCCTGGCCATCTCATTTTTTACCTGTGCACCGGCTCAGGCTCATTTCCCCTGGCTACTTCTGGAGGACGGGGCTATATCCGCGAACAGGCCCCTGAAATGGGTCATTGGCTTTGGGCACCGGTTCCCTTTGTCCGGTTTCATGGATGGCCAAGACCTGGAAGAGACGGTTATTTTAGGACCGGGCGCAACAGACAGGATCGCTGTTACGGAACTTTCCGGACTCCAGTTCTCCTCCCCAAGCCCGTTGAAAGCCCAAGGCAGTTATGTTCTGGCAGCCAAACGCCAGGCCTCTTTTTTTACCAAAACCACCGAGGGGTATAAACGCCAGCCCAAAAAAGGATTGAAGAATGTGCTCCATTCTGGCTATTACCACTCTTACATGAAGGCCGTTGCCAATGTGGGCCAGACCCCGGGAAAAGTGGACACTGTGGTGGGTCATGACCTGGAAATCGTACCCCTGGCCGATCCCTTCACCCTTCGCCCCGGCGATGATCTGCCCATCAAGGTGATATTCAGGGGTAAGCCTTTTAAAACCGACTTTCTGGCAACCTACGGCGGATTCTCAACACAGGACAATGTCTATGGCTATGCCGCCGGCACAGATAAAGACGGCATGGGAAAAATCCGCATCCTGTCTTCCGGGACCTGGCTCATCAAAGTAACCTACAAAGAGCCGTATAAAGATCCTGACATGTGTGATGAGGAAAGCTTTCTTGCCACCTGCACCTTTGAAATTCAATAA
- a CDS encoding glycosyltransferase has product MYQLSLVIPCFNEENTLEACIHRVLDVSDINFEIIIVDDASTDESLNIARRLEKEHPQIRVLSHSKNQGKGAALRTGFKEAHGDFIAVQDADLEYNPMELKKLVTPLAEGYADVVMGSRFLSTEPRRVLYFWHAMGNRFLTFLSNMFTDLNLTDMETCYKVFKKEVIQNINIRESRFGVEPELVAKIARMRLRIYEMGISYKGRTYEEGKKIGIKDGLWAIYCILRYNAHSAPLPVQFCLYLMIGGFAATVNLLCFLGLFHAGAAPAIAAAVAFVVAAVVNYFLCILIMFRHRARWSSGTEIAIFLLVVAIVCLADVKTTQLMIAFGWAPWLSKMSASALCLVMNFMGRRFLVFPERPKGPWGKSNPNLSGK; this is encoded by the coding sequence ATGTATCAACTGAGCCTTGTCATTCCGTGCTTCAATGAAGAAAATACCCTGGAGGCCTGCATCCACCGGGTGCTGGACGTTTCCGACATTAATTTTGAAATCATCATCGTTGACGATGCATCAACCGATGAAAGCCTTAACATCGCAAGGCGCCTTGAAAAAGAACATCCCCAGATTCGTGTTCTGTCCCACAGCAAAAACCAGGGAAAGGGAGCAGCCCTGAGAACCGGATTCAAGGAAGCTCACGGGGATTTTATTGCAGTCCAGGATGCTGATCTTGAATATAACCCCATGGAGTTGAAAAAGTTGGTTACCCCCCTGGCAGAAGGGTATGCAGATGTGGTTATGGGATCAAGATTCCTATCCACGGAACCCAGACGGGTGTTATATTTCTGGCACGCCATGGGAAACAGATTTTTAACCTTTCTTTCCAACATGTTCACCGATCTCAATCTCACCGATATGGAAACCTGTTACAAGGTTTTCAAAAAAGAGGTGATTCAAAATATCAACATCCGGGAATCCCGGTTTGGTGTCGAGCCGGAACTGGTTGCCAAAATTGCCCGGATGCGGCTGCGCATCTACGAGATGGGCATTTCATACAAGGGACGCACCTATGAGGAAGGTAAAAAAATAGGCATCAAAGACGGGCTTTGGGCCATATACTGTATTTTGCGCTACAATGCCCACAGCGCGCCCTTACCCGTCCAGTTTTGTCTGTACCTTATGATCGGCGGGTTTGCCGCAACAGTGAACCTGTTATGCTTTCTTGGCCTGTTTCATGCCGGGGCGGCCCCTGCGATTGCTGCGGCCGTAGCCTTTGTTGTCGCGGCCGTGGTCAACTATTTTTTATGTATACTCATCATGTTTCGGCACAGGGCCAGATGGTCTTCCGGGACGGAAATAGCCATATTTCTACTGGTTGTGGCAATAGTTTGCCTGGCAGATGTCAAAACGACTCAACTGATGATTGCTTTCGGGTGGGCACCGTGGCTGTCCAAGATGAGTGCCAGCGCCCTGTGTCTGGTAATGAACTTTATGGGCAGGCGGTTCCTGGTCTTTCCGGAACGGCCCAAGGGGCCATGGGGAAAAAGCAATCCCAATCTTTCTGGAAAGTGA
- the dksA gene encoding RNA polymerase-binding protein DksA: MKQEDLDYFKELLTERLSELLSHADTTVTGMTQPNENFADPTDRASHEAERSFELRIRDREHKLIKKIKNALERIENGTFGRCDSCEEDISIERLKARPVTTQCIACKTREENMEKALGI, translated from the coding sequence ATGAAACAAGAAGATCTGGATTATTTTAAGGAGTTGTTGACTGAACGGCTCAGTGAGTTGCTTTCCCATGCGGACACAACTGTTACAGGCATGACCCAGCCCAACGAGAACTTTGCTGATCCTACGGATCGGGCCTCCCATGAGGCGGAAAGAAGTTTTGAGCTGCGTATCCGGGACCGGGAGCACAAATTGATCAAGAAAATTAAAAATGCCCTGGAGCGCATTGAAAACGGGACATTCGGGCGGTGTGACAGCTGTGAAGAGGATATCTCCATCGAACGGCTCAAGGCCCGGCCTGTAACGACCCAGTGCATTGCCTGTAAAACCCGTGAAGAAAACATGGAGAAGGCTCTGGGAATTTGA
- the rnc gene encoding ribonuclease III, which yields MIDLHTHSTASDGSLTPRQILDLARDTGIEALALTDHDTIAGILEIKNIVHSYPVEFITGVEISCEPPPEFKSLGSIHMLGYGFSVYDPRLNDALARAADARANRNPKIIEKLNQLGFDITLDEVESRFGTRQTGRPHIAELLVEKGYVPDFRKAFDLYLGKNKPAYVDKFKISCADAIRLILDAGGLPVLAHPGIIEFKHFHDLDTFVNMLVKDGLAGIEVHYSGHDSALRKHLSDIVSSKGLVATGGSDFHGSFNKGVELGRGRGDLNVDMSVFKTLNDRLMEIQAIPRPDLLEQNLDYRFQSRAFLSDALCHRSYLNENPGTCTTDNERLEFLGDAVLGLCVGHLLMEKDPLKKEGELSRLRSTLVSETGLSHIARKIDLGRFISLGRGESLSGGGDKNSILSDAFEAVVAAVYLDAGFDRAQTMVNQLFNEPVQQLLASSDFVDYKSGLQEFTQEHFGTTPEYILTQEKGPDHDKTFEVCLNLDTVSTMGTGKTKKAAEQDAARKALAILNRDSD from the coding sequence TTGATTGATCTTCACACACATTCCACTGCGTCGGACGGGTCCCTGACACCAAGGCAGATCCTCGACCTGGCCAGAGACACCGGCATTGAGGCGCTTGCCTTGACTGACCACGATACCATTGCCGGAATTCTGGAAATAAAAAATATTGTTCACTCATATCCGGTTGAATTTATCACCGGTGTTGAGATCTCCTGTGAGCCGCCACCCGAGTTCAAATCCCTGGGAAGCATCCATATGCTGGGATATGGATTTTCCGTTTATGATCCCCGGTTAAACGATGCCTTGGCCCGTGCGGCAGATGCCCGGGCCAACCGGAATCCCAAAATCATTGAAAAACTCAATCAGTTAGGCTTTGACATCACCCTGGACGAGGTGGAAAGCCGCTTCGGTACCCGCCAGACAGGCCGCCCCCACATTGCCGAACTTCTCGTGGAAAAAGGCTATGTGCCCGACTTCCGCAAGGCCTTTGATCTTTACCTGGGTAAAAACAAACCCGCCTATGTGGATAAATTCAAAATTTCCTGTGCCGACGCCATCCGGCTGATTCTTGATGCCGGCGGCCTGCCGGTTCTGGCCCACCCAGGAATTATTGAATTTAAACACTTCCATGATCTGGATACCTTTGTGAATATGCTGGTCAAGGATGGGCTTGCAGGCATTGAGGTCCATTATTCAGGGCACGATTCGGCGCTGAGAAAACATCTGTCTGACATTGTATCCAGCAAAGGGCTGGTGGCTACGGGGGGATCGGATTTCCACGGCAGCTTTAACAAAGGTGTGGAGCTTGGCCGGGGCAGAGGCGATTTGAATGTGGACATGTCCGTGTTCAAAACATTGAACGACCGGTTGATGGAGATCCAGGCCATTCCCCGCCCGGACCTTCTTGAACAAAACCTTGATTACCGGTTTCAGTCCCGCGCCTTTTTATCCGACGCCCTGTGCCATCGCTCCTATCTCAATGAAAATCCGGGTACCTGCACAACGGATAATGAACGCCTTGAGTTTCTCGGCGATGCGGTGCTCGGGCTGTGTGTCGGTCACCTGCTGATGGAAAAAGACCCATTGAAAAAAGAGGGCGAGCTCTCCAGGCTGCGATCAACCCTTGTCAGTGAAACAGGGCTTTCGCACATTGCCCGCAAGATTGATCTGGGCCGGTTTATCAGCCTGGGCAGGGGAGAGTCTCTTTCAGGCGGCGGTGACAAAAATTCAATTCTGTCAGATGCCTTTGAGGCTGTGGTGGCTGCAGTGTATCTGGATGCCGGATTTGACAGGGCCCAAACCATGGTGAACCAGCTTTTTAACGAGCCTGTGCAGCAACTGCTGGCATCTTCCGATTTCGTTGACTATAAAAGCGGGCTCCAGGAATTTACCCAGGAACATTTCGGCACAACCCCGGAATACATCCTGACCCAGGAAAAAGGCCCGGACCATGATAAAACCTTTGAGGTTTGTCTGAACCTGGATACGGTTTCCACCATGGGTACGGGGAAGACCAAAAAAGCAGCTGAACAGGATGCTGCCAGAAAAGCGCTGGCTATTTTGAACCGGGACTCCGACTAA
- a CDS encoding radical SAM protein — MSAPLVIPFFIPHQGCPHLCVFCNQRLIAKQTSNEQSFDSEAQRLSAVIHTYLQFKKNRDQVELAFFGGNFLGLETARVLALLGEVQPWIRQGQIHKIRCSTRPDTVTQKILDLARPFGLETVELGVQSMDDSILALAERGHTSEDTRQALALLKENGLNTGVQVMIGLPGDDDAGAVRTARELAELGPDFARIYPLLVLNGSRLAQWYRSGRYVPLSLDQAVDQTKKMVAIFRRAGVSVTRIGLQATQMMDDADQMISGPWHPAFGHLVLSSLMFDQACKKIDRLLDGLTEKNENPEKPRNLVLQVNPKSLSRLQGNRKANLGRLTQRYPKLSFTIERIETLDPEQVDVCIFNGQYR; from the coding sequence ATGTCGGCGCCCCTGGTCATTCCTTTTTTTATTCCCCACCAGGGATGCCCCCATTTGTGCGTTTTCTGTAACCAGCGCCTGATCGCAAAACAGACGTCAAACGAGCAATCATTCGACAGCGAGGCACAGCGCCTGTCTGCTGTCATTCATACCTATCTTCAGTTTAAAAAAAACCGTGACCAGGTGGAACTGGCCTTTTTCGGCGGTAACTTTCTGGGACTGGAAACAGCCAGGGTTCTTGCATTGCTTGGGGAGGTGCAGCCATGGATCCGCCAGGGACAGATCCATAAAATCCGCTGTTCCACACGTCCGGATACCGTCACCCAAAAGATTCTGGATCTTGCCCGTCCCTTTGGCCTTGAAACCGTAGAGCTGGGAGTCCAGTCCATGGATGACAGTATCCTTGCTCTGGCCGAAAGAGGTCACACAAGTGAGGATACCCGACAAGCCCTGGCCCTGCTCAAAGAAAATGGCCTGAATACAGGGGTGCAGGTGATGATTGGATTGCCCGGCGATGACGATGCGGGGGCAGTGCGGACAGCCCGAGAACTGGCTGAACTGGGGCCGGATTTTGCCAGAATTTACCCCCTGCTGGTGCTGAATGGCTCCCGCCTTGCCCAGTGGTACCGCTCCGGGCGATATGTGCCGTTAAGTCTTGACCAGGCTGTTGACCAGACAAAAAAAATGGTGGCGATTTTCAGGCGTGCGGGGGTGTCTGTGACGCGTATAGGCCTGCAGGCCACACAGATGATGGATGATGCGGATCAGATGATCTCTGGCCCCTGGCACCCGGCGTTTGGCCATCTGGTTTTATCATCTCTTATGTTTGATCAGGCCTGTAAAAAAATTGACAGGCTTCTGGATGGGCTCACAGAAAAGAATGAAAACCCTGAAAAGCCGCGCAATCTGGTTCTTCAGGTAAACCCTAAATCCCTTTCCCGTCTCCAGGGCAACAGGAAAGCCAATCTTGGTCGACTGACCCAAAGATATCCGAAGCTCTCTTTTACCATTGAACGGATTGAAACCCTGGATCCGGAGCAGGTTGATGTATGTATTTTTAATGGTCAATACAGATAG
- a CDS encoding transporter substrate-binding domain-containing protein yields the protein MKEHPCIVIGIEKEWMPSAIVRKDGSIVGYDIDILNLVNQNTGANFTVHLDHWHTLIEDAQSRKIDGLGDIVPTEQREQYLNFSLEYCRLLRMVIVLKGNPHDIKSWNDLKHRRIAIQKGNQLDEKTVRKVPTATIIWTDTAAEQINALIQGKADAIFGSGVYMYLAGKLGITTLQFAFAMDDALSVHYALRKDWPLALSIMNKGLGAIPRDKYNRIYTKWLGYISEEPFDYVRLMEFVIPVVLAVAICLILYFKKINRQLLSVQRALKKDIVGRKKAQAELDWESRVNKAQAELGNALISLGQGIDDIASKVLSSAQALTLSEYGFVSEIDRDTFECRIYSQTSMFGDSFNTPESNKIISFPRGEDGLYPGLWGHALNTGIAFYTNSPNTHPESKGLPQGHLPLDRFLSLPVKYGGAITGLIALANPPVDFNDRHIAAVQQLADLYALAIQRNHNQEDGKYIEDQLRQVQKMESLGTLAGGIAHDFNNILSVIIGHSELALLAVEKGKNNTASIKQILKAGDRAKGLVEQILAFSRKMEPVLRLIDLNQVIRETEELLKRTFSRMIIISVDLCDDLWPINADAGNMTQVLINLCTNAQDAMPDGGRLTIETENIILDTQAASHLAGMDPGNFVCLGVSDTGCGIDPKTMEHIFDPFFTSKEVGKGTGLGLSTVYGIVKSHGGHIICHSEPDLGTTFKIYLPAIPPQRGSEKLTDTENKNIQGDDETILLVDDEEQLRDIGKLQLERWGYRVITAASGEEALDFYQQHIEEINLVILDISMPGMGGHKALKALLKLNPGLKVIISSGYSLYGQLNDVQNNGAAGFIAKPFSAGEMLRKIKEVLGQP from the coding sequence TTGAAAGAACACCCTTGTATTGTCATCGGCATTGAAAAAGAGTGGATGCCTTCGGCCATCGTCCGTAAGGACGGTTCCATTGTCGGATATGATATTGATATCCTGAACCTGGTCAACCAGAACACAGGGGCAAATTTTACTGTGCACCTGGACCATTGGCATACGCTTATAGAAGACGCTCAAAGCAGAAAAATTGACGGTTTAGGCGATATCGTTCCAACAGAGCAAAGAGAACAATATTTAAATTTTTCCCTTGAATACTGCCGTCTTTTAAGGATGGTGATTGTCCTGAAAGGCAACCCCCATGATATTAAGAGCTGGAATGATCTTAAACACAGACGGATTGCAATTCAAAAGGGCAATCAGCTGGATGAAAAAACAGTCCGGAAGGTGCCCACCGCAACTATTATTTGGACAGATACCGCAGCAGAACAGATAAACGCACTGATTCAGGGCAAAGCAGATGCAATATTCGGCAGCGGGGTCTACATGTACCTGGCCGGCAAACTAGGCATCACCACATTGCAGTTTGCCTTTGCCATGGATGATGCACTTTCCGTGCATTACGCCCTCCGCAAGGACTGGCCTTTGGCATTAAGCATCATGAACAAAGGCCTTGGGGCGATCCCCAGGGACAAATATAATCGTATTTATACCAAATGGCTCGGCTATATTTCTGAAGAACCGTTTGACTACGTTCGTCTTATGGAATTTGTGATTCCGGTGGTCCTGGCCGTGGCAATCTGTCTGATACTCTATTTTAAGAAAATCAATCGTCAACTTTTATCTGTCCAGAGAGCGCTTAAAAAAGATATAGTGGGCCGCAAAAAAGCCCAGGCCGAACTTGACTGGGAATCCCGGGTGAATAAGGCCCAGGCCGAACTGGGCAACGCCCTGATCTCCCTGGGCCAGGGTATTGACGATATTGCCTCAAAGGTGCTGTCAAGTGCCCAGGCCTTAACCCTCAGCGAATACGGTTTTGTGTCGGAAATTGACCGGGACACGTTTGAATGCAGGATATATTCGCAGACCAGCATGTTCGGAGATTCGTTCAATACACCGGAATCAAACAAAATAATAAGTTTCCCCAGAGGGGAGGACGGACTGTATCCGGGCCTGTGGGGGCATGCCCTGAACACAGGCATCGCATTTTACACCAATTCTCCCAATACGCATCCTGAATCCAAAGGCCTGCCCCAGGGCCATCTACCCCTGGACCGGTTTTTATCATTGCCGGTAAAATACGGGGGGGCCATCACAGGGCTGATTGCCCTGGCCAACCCGCCCGTTGACTTCAATGACCGCCATATCGCAGCTGTTCAGCAACTGGCAGATCTCTATGCCCTGGCCATCCAGAGAAACCACAACCAGGAGGATGGAAAATACATTGAAGATCAGCTTCGCCAGGTACAGAAAATGGAATCTTTAGGTACTCTGGCCGGAGGAATTGCCCACGATTTCAACAATATTTTATCCGTCATCATCGGCCACTCTGAACTGGCACTTTTAGCGGTGGAAAAGGGTAAAAACAACACAGCTTCAATCAAACAGATTCTCAAGGCCGGGGACCGGGCCAAGGGACTGGTGGAACAGATTCTGGCCTTCAGCCGGAAAATGGAGCCCGTTCTTCGGCTCATTGACCTGAACCAGGTCATTAGAGAGACCGAAGAGTTACTGAAACGGACTTTTTCCAGAATGATCATTATCAGTGTTGACTTGTGTGACGATCTGTGGCCGATAAATGCCGATGCCGGCAATATGACCCAGGTATTGATCAACCTGTGTACCAACGCCCAGGATGCCATGCCTGACGGGGGCAGGCTCACCATTGAAACGGAAAACATTATTCTGGACACCCAGGCCGCATCCCACCTTGCCGGGATGGACCCCGGCAATTTTGTTTGCCTTGGCGTTTCAGACACAGGCTGCGGAATAGACCCAAAAACAATGGAGCATATTTTTGATCCTTTCTTTACCAGCAAGGAAGTGGGTAAAGGCACAGGACTGGGTCTTTCAACGGTTTACGGCATAGTCAAAAGCCATGGCGGCCATATCATTTGCCACAGTGAACCGGATTTAGGAACCACCTTTAAAATTTATCTGCCGGCCATACCACCCCAACGCGGGTCTGAAAAATTGACTGATACCGAAAATAAAAACATCCAGGGCGATGATGAAACCATTCTACTGGTGGATGATGAAGAACAACTCCGGGATATCGGCAAACTGCAGCTGGAACGCTGGGGATACAGGGTCATCACGGCGGCCAGTGGCGAAGAGGCCCTTGATTTTTACCAACAACACATCGAAGAGATTAATCTGGTTATTCTGGATATCAGCATGCCGGGAATGGGCGGGCATAAAGCACTTAAAGCGTTACTGAAGTTAAACCCCGGCCTTAAAGTGATCATCTCCAGCGGTTATTCTCTATACGGACAGTTAAATGATGTTCAGAATAACGGGGCTGCGGGGTTTATTGCCAAACCGTTCAGCGCCGGGGAGATGCTTCGAAAAATAAAAGAGGTGCTTGGCCAGCCATAA
- a CDS encoding serine protease — protein MRVLSAIITVLFLFSVFPAFALERAELQAQDSYMAALVSKVKSSTVSVGTYYYNDVPTTRFNGTGFAIGDGKRIVTNYHVIQPIIEKDRMFHLRIFHKEMPTKGVKAVLAAEDQFHDLAILIMDGRVDPLPMAEDNTLKEGHRIAFTGYPIGFVLGLNSTTHTGIVSAITPVILPSPHASLIKGALVKHLEAPWDIIQIDAVAYPGNSGSPVYRIATGEVVGVLNKVFVKGKKEHVLKEPSGLTYAVPVEFVRKLNNSIRK, from the coding sequence ATGAGAGTCTTATCTGCCATAATCACAGTTCTGTTTCTTTTTTCAGTGTTTCCGGCATTTGCCCTTGAGAGGGCAGAGCTCCAGGCCCAGGATTCATATATGGCTGCCCTGGTGTCAAAAGTAAAGTCTTCCACTGTATCTGTGGGAACCTATTACTATAACGATGTGCCCACAACCCGGTTTAACGGCACCGGTTTTGCCATTGGAGACGGAAAAAGAATCGTCACAAACTACCATGTGATCCAGCCCATCATAGAAAAAGACCGCATGTTCCATCTGCGCATTTTTCACAAGGAGATGCCCACTAAAGGGGTCAAGGCTGTCCTGGCAGCAGAAGACCAGTTCCATGACCTGGCCATTCTTATCATGGACGGCCGGGTCGACCCGTTGCCCATGGCAGAAGACAACACGCTAAAGGAAGGCCATCGCATCGCCTTCACAGGATATCCCATCGGTTTTGTTCTCGGCCTGAATTCAACGACCCATACAGGCATTGTGTCCGCCATCACACCGGTTATCCTGCCAAGCCCCCATGCCAGCCTGATCAAAGGGGCGTTGGTCAAACACCTTGAAGCCCCCTGGGACATCATCCAGATTGATGCCGTGGCCTATCCGGGAAACAGTGGCAGCCCGGTATACAGGATCGCCACAGGGGAAGTGGTCGGCGTCCTTAATAAAGTATTTGTCAAAGGTAAGAAAGAGCATGTTCTCAAGGAGCCGTCCGGACTGACCTATGCCGTTCCGGTTGAGTTTGTCCGAAAGCTTAATAACTCCATCCGGAAATAA